One Leptospira wolbachii serovar Codice str. CDC genomic region harbors:
- a CDS encoding acyl-CoA desaturase: MTTQAEIKTKAPIDWVTTIFLLTSPLVGIFGTLYFYLYDTIHLGTWALFVFYFFATGMGITVGYHRLFSHKAYEAKAPIKLWLLLFGAAAFQSTALEWSEDHRLHHRFVDTDKDPYSIKKGFWFAHIGWLFQKRKYVQQGVQDLVNDPLVLWQHKHFYSISIFMCFILPGLITMLWGSFLEGFFVAGFLRLFVVHQFTFFINSACHVWGERTFSKEQTARDNWIIAFFTFGEGFHNFHHEFQSDYRNGIRWFDYDPSKWMIRGLSFLGLTYNLKKVSEEKILQKTMFLKEKETLHKYANVGEEKLRPWEEQLASLRESALQEFQKWKQAKQSSSEREAGVLRKNFEQTKASWEKLLGRPLFS; this comes from the coding sequence ATGACGACACAAGCTGAAATCAAAACGAAAGCACCTATCGATTGGGTGACTACGATATTTTTACTCACTTCTCCCCTAGTAGGGATTTTCGGAACTCTCTACTTCTATCTTTATGATACCATCCATTTAGGCACTTGGGCCTTATTTGTGTTTTATTTTTTTGCAACGGGAATGGGAATCACTGTTGGGTATCACAGACTTTTCTCTCATAAGGCTTATGAAGCAAAAGCTCCCATCAAACTTTGGTTACTTCTTTTTGGAGCTGCCGCTTTTCAGTCGACTGCTCTTGAATGGAGTGAAGACCACCGTCTTCATCACAGATTTGTAGATACAGATAAAGATCCTTATTCTATCAAAAAAGGATTTTGGTTTGCTCATATTGGTTGGTTGTTTCAAAAAAGAAAGTATGTCCAACAAGGTGTACAAGATTTAGTAAACGATCCTTTGGTACTTTGGCAACATAAACATTTTTATTCCATTTCTATCTTTATGTGTTTTATCCTTCCGGGCCTTATCACTATGTTATGGGGTTCTTTTTTAGAAGGTTTTTTTGTAGCAGGGTTTCTTCGGCTTTTTGTGGTCCACCAGTTCACATTTTTTATCAACAGTGCTTGCCATGTTTGGGGAGAAAGAACTTTTTCCAAAGAACAAACAGCTCGCGACAATTGGATCATCGCCTTTTTTACGTTTGGTGAAGGTTTTCACAACTTCCACCATGAATTTCAGTCCGACTACCGCAATGGAATTCGTTGGTTTGATTATGATCCATCCAAATGGATGATCAGAGGTCTTTCTTTTTTGGGACTTACGTATAACTTAAAAAAAGTTTCTGAGGAAAAAATCTTACAAAAAACTATGTTTTTGAAAGAAAAAGAAACCCTTCATAAGTATGCAAATGTAGGGGAAGAAAAACTCCGTCCTTGGGAAGAACAACTTGCAAGTTTGCGTGAGTCTGCCTTACAAGAATTCCAAAAATGGAAACAAGCAAAACAATCTTCTAGCGAAAGAGAAGCGGGAGTTTTACGAAAGAACTTTGAACAAACCAAAGCCAGTTGGGAAAAACTTCTCGGTAGACCGCTTTTTTCTTAA
- the tpx gene encoding thiol peroxidase: protein MAQVTLKGNPVPLEGNLPKPGDKAPDFRVAKQDLGDLTLKDLAGKVKILVAVPSLDTAVCALETKKFNERAAKENGITTLIISGDLPFAMKRFCSTEGIDSENLITGSQFKDFSFSKNYGTHIAAGPLAGLSARAVFVVDKDDIIRYTELVPEIGSEPNYDTVLAEAKKLV from the coding sequence ATGGCACAAGTCACACTCAAAGGAAATCCCGTTCCACTCGAAGGAAACCTTCCCAAACCAGGGGACAAAGCCCCCGACTTCCGCGTCGCAAAACAAGATTTAGGTGATCTTACACTAAAAGACCTAGCGGGTAAAGTAAAAATTCTAGTAGCCGTTCCCAGTTTGGATACAGCCGTTTGTGCCTTGGAAACTAAAAAGTTTAATGAAAGGGCCGCCAAAGAAAATGGAATCACTACTCTCATTATCTCTGGTGACTTACCTTTTGCGATGAAACGATTTTGTTCTACAGAAGGAATCGATTCCGAAAATTTGATTACGGGATCTCAGTTCAAAGATTTTTCTTTTTCCAAAAATTACGGAACTCATATCGCTGCCGGTCCACTGGCTGGGCTTTCCGCTAGAGCAGTTTTCGTTGTTGATAAAGACGATATCATTCGTTATACAGAACTAGTACCAGAAATAGGAAGTGAACCTAATTATGATACAGTTCTTGCGGAAGCTAAGAAACTGGTTTAG
- the rsgA gene encoding ribosome small subunit-dependent GTPase A, translating to MGKELFTIARIFGAYYEIYSEGTSYARAVLKGKLRLKDSGERHPFVVGDMVLAEKSSGEEWIISERMERKNYLTRKSDRGDSHVLCANLDQLAILASCKDPETKPGFIDRLLAAAYHTQIPPLIIFTKKDLITEEEIEEREVYYRELGYEVMTVSLLSEESIRPLWERIRGKRTFLCGNSGVGKSTLMNHLHKKTVQRTNLVSGSTKKGKHTTTNSFALFLEENTVLIDSPGVKEWGILHLTPVELWESFPELRKIKETCKEIYCCELGSECSMRKYLNESMDETRKKSLESMIESLENPHRVTRRDHWAKAVTKRR from the coding sequence TTGGGTAAAGAACTATTTACAATCGCTCGTATCTTCGGAGCCTATTACGAAATTTATTCAGAAGGAACAAGTTATGCCCGAGCTGTTCTTAAGGGCAAACTCAGGTTAAAGGACTCTGGGGAGCGCCATCCCTTTGTTGTCGGAGACATGGTCTTGGCTGAAAAATCTTCAGGCGAAGAGTGGATTATTTCAGAACGAATGGAACGAAAGAATTACCTAACACGAAAAAGTGACCGCGGCGACAGTCATGTGTTATGTGCTAATTTAGACCAATTGGCCATCCTAGCTTCTTGTAAAGATCCTGAAACAAAACCTGGATTCATCGATCGGTTACTTGCCGCCGCTTACCATACCCAAATTCCCCCTCTTATTATTTTTACAAAAAAAGATCTTATCACCGAAGAAGAAATCGAAGAACGAGAAGTTTATTACCGTGAGTTAGGTTATGAGGTTATGACTGTCTCACTTCTATCAGAAGAATCTATCCGACCTTTATGGGAAAGGATTCGTGGAAAACGAACCTTCCTCTGTGGAAATTCGGGAGTGGGCAAGTCTACACTCATGAATCATCTTCATAAGAAGACAGTGCAACGAACAAACTTGGTGAGTGGATCCACCAAAAAAGGAAAACACACAACCACTAATTCTTTTGCCTTGTTTTTAGAAGAAAATACGGTTCTTATCGATTCCCCAGGAGTCAAAGAGTGGGGCATCTTACATCTGACACCTGTTGAGCTTTGGGAAAGTTTTCCCGAATTAAGAAAGATTAAAGAAACATGTAAGGAAATTTATTGCTGTGAACTGGGTTCTGAATGTTCCATGCGTAAATACCTAAACGAGTCCATGGATGAAACCAGAAAAAAGAGTCTAGAATCCATGATCGAGAGTCTAGAAAACCCTCATAGGGTGACCAGACGAGACCATTGGGCAAAAGCTGTCACAAAAAGACGCTAG
- a CDS encoding metallophosphoesterase family protein, producing the protein MKLLQVSDLHLSQSSKDEKNYSLAVLSEIFETAEQSKCDRILFCGDLFNTFPDLEGLRSEFLKVVSSYSGLVYFLPGNHEILEKKGNSNRYVDYDWSSKVKVLDEIPYSLFEDKGIEFLSIPHQENYSGLLLSPPPPKQTKLRIGLAHGTVPGMSFTGLSEEEEEGGSYLDPHLIQNLGLDYLAIGHLHRARMGTVGNCSVGYAGSSRVWRKGESGPRGGIFIHIDGSKVRTEPVYWKEAGEYREILVSLDTEGKPEESVETYLRGTSPKDWIVFRFVGYVDSMTEKQKFQESVLRDWKSKFRILEFDPDESQIAVIQHLSENEFVKQFLDKMNERKAQMDPSLWRHTRVTGIRLILEGKKNR; encoded by the coding sequence ATGAAGTTATTACAAGTTTCTGACCTCCACCTTTCCCAAAGTTCCAAAGATGAAAAAAACTATTCCTTAGCTGTTCTCAGCGAAATTTTTGAAACAGCAGAACAATCAAAATGCGATCGTATTCTATTTTGTGGGGATCTTTTTAATACCTTCCCTGATCTGGAGGGGCTTCGGTCGGAGTTCTTAAAAGTAGTTTCTTCCTATTCAGGTCTTGTGTATTTCCTTCCAGGAAACCATGAAATTCTAGAGAAAAAAGGAAATAGCAACCGTTATGTGGATTATGATTGGTCCTCAAAGGTAAAGGTTCTCGACGAAATACCTTATTCTTTATTTGAGGATAAAGGAATCGAATTTTTATCCATCCCTCACCAAGAAAACTATTCTGGTTTGTTGTTATCTCCTCCACCTCCCAAACAAACCAAACTTCGGATTGGCCTTGCTCATGGAACTGTTCCCGGAATGAGTTTTACAGGTCTTAGTGAGGAAGAAGAGGAAGGCGGGTCGTATCTTGATCCCCACCTCATCCAAAACTTAGGTTTAGATTATCTTGCGATTGGACACCTCCACCGAGCTCGTATGGGAACTGTTGGGAACTGTAGCGTTGGTTATGCGGGTTCCTCTCGTGTTTGGAGAAAAGGAGAGTCCGGGCCCAGGGGTGGAATTTTTATCCATATCGATGGATCTAAAGTTCGGACAGAACCTGTATATTGGAAAGAGGCTGGTGAGTACAGAGAGATTTTAGTTTCTTTGGATACCGAAGGGAAACCAGAAGAGAGTGTCGAAACTTATTTACGAGGAACCAGTCCCAAGGATTGGATTGTGTTTCGTTTTGTGGGATATGTGGACTCGATGACAGAAAAACAAAAATTTCAAGAATCTGTTCTTCGGGATTGGAAATCGAAGTTTCGTATTTTGGAATTTGATCCAGATGAATCCCAAATCGCTGTGATTCAACATTTGTCTGAGAATGAATTTGTGAAACAATTCCTAGACAAAATGAATGAAAGAAAAGCACAAATGGATCCTTCACTTTGGAGACACACAAGGGTCACTGGCATTCGATTGATTTTAGAAGGAAAGAAAAACCGATGA
- a CDS encoding ATP-binding protein produces the protein MKLKLENFGIFSKKEFSIGKVTVFTGPNESGKTTILDAFVSALVKVVGSTKYGALLNARYKPERISDLGITKLSISQNLYLNSLVIREGNMDVGSEKELVSTIEQTIFDSGYNPSQLKEQVEQLSAKSGTRKSAKEWILALSELESAKQRFDASELSLNKISSQFADLPVWETERQKLKETLESTLLEKSNQQMAFGEYKETEEHSEVDRVYGQLLQWETLETQSKQEEKILKSDWDKKGKTLDGEIKSLEQKLSLSKERIQTLDSKWELSKGQKSVVEQKSKKLESYFDFFETWKQTIRRFQEESPVIQKTVWNPLYRNLAGGSGLLGIFSLIFSLFSDFGVWVYLLPAILFGSLFYFVFRAKEIQLERDEPKWNEIIRRITSEMETKTLGEWKPDSPSMESLSLTFQRFDREYTKQKLESESILTAMASLEEEVTRLRAEDKKTNEVLSEKEKELTTIWREAGVHSLSELSEFFVQIRLKQEKLHTLVESLKLESKKWGTSDLGELKLKLKDKLIDLEKKGVPKTFSSEDRATKQRLENNIQVLSDKIRDLERNLMELEKKLDTGKAVLESQMVPAQKNWELTKRDLETKEKWKNDLERNFQALEVLGEIFSEMQVESSDKMSSLVKSLQIRMDALRGSLPAKQIQWNGFSDKIQVTTDSSKESLVFDNLSTGTKEQISFVLRLEYAFRIGKQFSLPYLLLDEPFRHMDVSRRDSALAYTLQCVASAEEDWRVVFFSFDGELVSKIKELAAGLNLPCQIHELTKPVS, from the coding sequence ATGAAATTAAAATTAGAAAACTTCGGTATCTTTTCCAAAAAAGAATTTTCTATCGGAAAAGTGACTGTATTTACAGGTCCCAATGAATCAGGAAAAACAACCATCCTGGATGCTTTTGTATCGGCTCTTGTGAAAGTAGTGGGAAGTACAAAGTATGGAGCTTTGCTTAACGCCCGTTATAAGCCAGAACGAATTTCTGATTTAGGAATTACTAAACTTTCGATTTCTCAAAATTTATATTTAAATTCTCTTGTGATCCGCGAAGGGAATATGGATGTGGGTTCCGAAAAGGAACTCGTATCTACCATCGAACAGACAATATTCGATAGTGGATACAATCCTTCTCAGCTGAAAGAACAAGTAGAACAGCTTTCTGCCAAATCGGGAACAAGAAAATCTGCCAAAGAATGGATTTTGGCTTTGTCTGAGTTGGAGTCCGCTAAACAAAGGTTTGACGCCTCGGAATTGTCCTTAAATAAGATTTCTTCTCAATTTGCTGACCTTCCCGTTTGGGAAACCGAACGCCAAAAATTAAAAGAAACTTTGGAATCTACCCTACTAGAGAAATCCAATCAACAAATGGCATTTGGCGAATACAAAGAAACCGAAGAACATAGTGAAGTGGATCGTGTCTACGGCCAATTATTACAATGGGAAACACTGGAAACACAATCGAAACAAGAGGAAAAGATTTTAAAATCTGACTGGGATAAAAAAGGAAAAACCCTCGATGGAGAAATTAAATCTTTAGAACAAAAACTTTCTCTTTCTAAAGAAAGAATACAAACTTTAGATTCAAAATGGGAATTGTCAAAAGGACAAAAGTCGGTTGTGGAACAAAAATCCAAAAAACTAGAATCGTATTTTGATTTTTTTGAAACTTGGAAACAAACGATACGCAGATTCCAAGAAGAATCTCCTGTAATTCAAAAAACAGTTTGGAATCCATTATACAGAAATTTGGCGGGAGGCTCCGGGCTTTTAGGAATTTTTTCTCTTATTTTTTCTTTATTCTCTGACTTTGGTGTATGGGTTTATTTATTACCCGCGATACTTTTTGGTTCATTATTCTATTTTGTTTTTCGTGCCAAGGAGATCCAACTCGAAAGAGATGAACCGAAATGGAATGAAATAATTCGCCGAATCACTTCTGAGATGGAAACCAAAACATTAGGGGAGTGGAAACCGGATTCTCCCAGTATGGAGTCATTATCTCTTACCTTCCAAAGATTTGATAGAGAATACACAAAACAAAAACTTGAATCAGAAAGTATCCTGACAGCGATGGCGAGCCTAGAAGAAGAGGTCACGCGGCTTCGAGCAGAAGATAAAAAAACGAATGAAGTTCTTTCTGAAAAAGAAAAGGAGCTAACGACTATTTGGCGAGAAGCGGGAGTCCATTCTCTTTCAGAACTTTCGGAGTTTTTTGTTCAAATTCGATTGAAACAAGAAAAATTACATACCTTGGTCGAATCTTTAAAATTAGAATCAAAAAAATGGGGAACTAGTGATTTAGGAGAGTTGAAACTCAAACTAAAAGACAAACTTATTGACTTAGAAAAAAAAGGTGTTCCTAAAACCTTTTCCTCTGAAGACAGAGCCACCAAACAAAGATTAGAGAACAATATCCAAGTCCTTTCCGATAAAATTCGCGATTTAGAACGTAACTTAATGGAGTTAGAAAAGAAATTAGATACAGGAAAGGCCGTTCTGGAATCGCAAATGGTTCCTGCACAAAAAAACTGGGAACTAACCAAACGTGATTTGGAAACAAAAGAAAAATGGAAAAACGATTTGGAAAGAAACTTCCAGGCCTTGGAAGTATTGGGGGAAATCTTTTCTGAGATGCAAGTGGAAAGTTCGGACAAAATGTCCTCTCTTGTTAAGTCCTTACAAATACGAATGGATGCGCTTAGAGGTTCTCTTCCCGCAAAACAAATCCAGTGGAATGGGTTTTCGGATAAAATTCAGGTCACAACTGATTCTTCTAAAGAAAGTTTGGTTTTTGACAATCTATCCACAGGAACCAAAGAACAAATTTCTTTTGTATTGCGTTTGGAATATGCGTTTCGGATTGGCAAACAATTTAGCTTACCCTACCTTTTGTTAGATGAACCATTCCGTCATATGGATGTAAGTCGACGAGATTCTGCTTTGGCCTATACATTGCAATGTGTTGCCAGTGCAGAAGAAGATTGGAGAGTTGTGTTTTTTAGTTTTGATGGGGAACTTGTTTCCAAAATCAAAGAATTGGCAGCGGGACTCAACCTCCCCTGCCAAATCCATGAATTGACTAAACCAGTTTCTTAG
- a CDS encoding CaiB/BaiF CoA transferase family protein: protein MNNNINETSQGPLAGVKVVDLSLLLPGPLCSQHLADMGAEVIKIENPRAYDGSRAMFKGKTGYPALFMMLNRNKKAITLNLKRESAKEILFKLLEDADILLEGFRPDGMDKMGIGYDVLKEKFPRLIYCGISGYGTSGKYVDFAGHDLNYLAISGVLDQTGKPPRPAGFQLADVGGGTLTALSAILAALYYREKTGKGQRIDISMTDASLQFLSLYGGILSASETSPEAGNDILSGKLPNYNVYETKEGRYVALGALEDMFFQTFLRAAGMENLTKDHPMNEENIPVIKQKLTDYFKSKTYADLQPIFDNTDACLSPILNMKEVAQDPHMKDRGMVIERNHPKYGPILQFGSPFHFSETPFAYRNDPPEHGEHTEEILGGLGYPKEKIAEFKKDRVI, encoded by the coding sequence ATGAACAATAACATAAATGAAACTTCCCAAGGACCACTTGCTGGTGTGAAAGTAGTCGACTTATCTTTACTCCTACCAGGCCCACTTTGTTCGCAGCACTTAGCGGACATGGGAGCCGAAGTCATTAAAATTGAAAACCCAAGAGCTTATGATGGTTCTCGCGCGATGTTCAAAGGAAAAACAGGATATCCTGCATTGTTTATGATGTTGAATCGAAACAAAAAAGCGATCACACTGAACTTAAAAAGAGAATCTGCAAAAGAAATTCTCTTTAAACTTCTGGAAGATGCTGACATTTTACTCGAAGGTTTTCGGCCCGATGGAATGGATAAGATGGGAATTGGATATGATGTCTTAAAAGAAAAATTCCCTCGTTTGATTTACTGTGGAATTTCTGGGTATGGAACTTCGGGTAAGTACGTAGACTTCGCGGGACATGATTTAAACTACCTTGCGATCTCGGGAGTTCTGGATCAAACAGGAAAGCCTCCAAGGCCAGCTGGTTTCCAATTGGCCGATGTAGGTGGAGGAACACTTACGGCCCTTTCTGCCATCCTTGCGGCCCTTTACTATCGAGAAAAAACAGGCAAAGGGCAACGGATAGATATCTCTATGACAGATGCTTCTCTCCAATTTCTTTCGTTATACGGTGGAATTTTGTCAGCCTCTGAAACTTCTCCAGAAGCTGGGAATGATATTCTCTCTGGTAAATTACCAAATTATAATGTATATGAAACCAAAGAAGGAAGGTATGTGGCTCTCGGGGCTTTGGAAGATATGTTCTTTCAAACTTTTTTACGAGCTGCAGGAATGGAGAACCTTACCAAAGACCATCCGATGAACGAAGAAAATATTCCTGTCATTAAACAAAAGTTAACTGATTATTTTAAATCCAAAACGTATGCCGATTTACAACCCATCTTTGATAATACAGATGCTTGTCTTTCCCCTATCTTGAATATGAAAGAAGTAGCGCAAGACCCACATATGAAAGATAGAGGGATGGTAATCGAAAGAAACCATCCCAAATACGGCCCTATCCTCCAGTTTGGTTCTCCTTTCCATTTTTCTGAAACTCCTTTTGCCTACAGAAATGATCCGCCGGAACACGGGGAACATACTGAGGAGATTTTGGGCGGTTTGGGCTATCCAAAAGAAAAAATTGCGGAGTTTAAAAAAGACCGGGTGATTTAA
- a CDS encoding LBF_2804 family protein, which produces MSTERYKPGFLEQWGRRVLISINSHSGKLEDSGKSFAYHSRKLLLSGFFWSFWIGFLPSITFVYLCTYLPPLSFWPLDSLSYSAVLGFVFLLALATILEFYLLFRLGFYLSFRMAKYADIELAEEPELITPIPGMMARLVLEIPDPRIRLYGIDPYKHLNERALFFRTTLYKSKVFLSNIFAKLLLKVFLGRTGLRFLIEYISGPVTGIWDSVTTYMILYELRKRIITRKLSDAMLLKIKSKGRSNTFIESSVRAVALSIVFTKTFHPNFEYLLFGLIGLLPERDKLKNLDDWAEFVHSFQNLKVEERKWPIAIFALCSSFDGTLNKEELEAFRDITDLSPTWLLDRVKILSGTIGKGELAESLQWMEKILPEESNQ; this is translated from the coding sequence TTGAGTACAGAACGTTACAAACCAGGTTTTCTAGAACAGTGGGGTCGCCGCGTTCTTATCTCTATCAACTCCCATTCGGGGAAACTCGAGGATTCTGGGAAAAGTTTCGCCTACCATTCAAGAAAGCTCCTCCTTTCGGGTTTTTTTTGGTCTTTTTGGATTGGGTTTTTACCGTCCATAACCTTTGTTTATCTTTGCACTTACCTTCCCCCGCTTTCGTTTTGGCCCCTAGACTCCCTCTCCTATTCGGCAGTTTTAGGATTTGTTTTCCTTTTGGCTCTTGCGACTATCCTTGAATTTTATCTCCTCTTTCGATTGGGATTTTATCTGTCCTTTCGGATGGCAAAGTATGCAGACATTGAACTTGCCGAAGAACCAGAACTTATCACTCCCATTCCGGGAATGATGGCACGTTTGGTTTTAGAAATTCCTGACCCAAGGATCCGTTTGTATGGAATAGATCCTTACAAACACCTAAATGAAAGGGCTTTATTCTTTCGCACTACTTTGTATAAAAGCAAAGTTTTTCTTTCTAATATTTTCGCAAAACTTTTGTTAAAGGTTTTTCTAGGTAGGACGGGACTTCGGTTTTTAATTGAATACATTTCCGGACCCGTTACGGGAATTTGGGACAGTGTCACCACCTATATGATTTTGTATGAACTACGCAAACGAATCATTACAAGAAAGTTGTCCGACGCTATGTTATTGAAAATCAAATCCAAAGGGAGAAGTAATACATTTATAGAATCTTCTGTAAGAGCAGTGGCACTCTCTATTGTTTTTACAAAAACATTTCACCCTAACTTTGAATATTTGCTTTTTGGACTCATTGGACTTTTGCCCGAAAGAGACAAACTCAAAAACCTAGATGATTGGGCCGAGTTTGTCCATTCCTTCCAAAATCTCAAAGTAGAGGAACGTAAATGGCCCATTGCTATCTTTGCCCTTTGTTCCTCCTTCGATGGAACTTTAAACAAAGAAGAATTGGAGGCGTTTCGAGACATCACGGATCTCTCACCGACCTGGCTTCTTGACCGAGTGAAGATTTTAAGCGGAACCATAGGGAAAGGGGAACTTGCAGAATCCTTACAATGGATGGAAAAAATCCTTCCCGAAGAATCCAATCAATGA
- a CDS encoding sensor histidine kinase translates to MQTQVFFPFGIIILSSFGWFVFAYTLSSADSTKTFSFFGYALGLLTISLLYFLRRKPKPQSGEKPKKRDELVQNLFALEKFKEELISFNDPDQISETISQFLASKIPAEFVQVYTWDEREGQFRPRPFLESREQKFSELPSLPVFNPFLLWLSEREGIHIKENFLQFASPSHEKIAKQALDFFKETKSELVATLSIKSSLVGFILLGKHKEGKIYDIEEIEIILEILSVSLMSLSNSMIYQQLLNLTETLEAKVRERTKELEETQAHLVQSEKMASLGVMVAGIAHEINTPAAVINGAADNLDANLVFVLSHLGDITYLIQNPDFRSIYLDILFSFVKEDPAAKIDPKDKFKLKKETKYRFIQDGIPENDASDLSTFLIDHHLLHMQEELIRIWKSGGKETFEMLKNTLSLQRNIKNIKYAIRNIVRIVKALKYYSHLGQASYAVCDLHEGLENTLVIMQNQIKHGVEIERLYGTIPPVRCNIDELNQVWTNLITNAIHAMKKIEHPKLTISSRRVGEDYVLISFEDNGSGIPTEIKDKIWDPFFTTKDQGEGTGLGLGIVKGIIEKHKGRIEVESAPGRTLFMVYLPLVGPGDVPSIPKEIFREIRG, encoded by the coding sequence ATGCAAACACAAGTTTTCTTTCCTTTTGGAATCATAATCCTTTCCTCTTTTGGCTGGTTTGTTTTTGCTTATACCTTAAGCAGTGCGGATTCCACAAAAACCTTCTCCTTTTTTGGATATGCCTTAGGACTTTTGACTATTTCGCTTTTGTACTTTTTACGCCGAAAACCGAAACCTCAAAGCGGAGAAAAACCTAAAAAAAGAGATGAATTGGTTCAAAACCTTTTTGCCTTAGAAAAATTCAAAGAAGAACTCATTTCTTTCAATGACCCCGACCAAATCAGCGAAACCATTAGCCAATTTCTCGCCTCAAAGATCCCAGCAGAGTTTGTACAAGTCTACACTTGGGACGAAAGAGAGGGACAATTTCGTCCTAGACCGTTTCTAGAATCTCGAGAGCAGAAATTTTCTGAACTACCCTCCCTTCCGGTGTTCAATCCTTTTTTGTTATGGTTGTCAGAACGAGAAGGCATCCATATCAAAGAAAACTTCCTTCAGTTCGCCTCTCCCAGCCACGAAAAAATAGCCAAACAAGCATTAGACTTTTTCAAAGAAACCAAATCAGAGTTAGTTGCCACACTTTCCATCAAGTCAAGCCTTGTTGGCTTTATCCTTCTTGGGAAACACAAAGAAGGAAAAATTTACGATATAGAAGAAATTGAAATCATTTTAGAGATTCTATCAGTATCTCTCATGTCTCTTTCCAATTCTATGATTTACCAACAGTTGTTAAATCTAACCGAGACTTTGGAAGCCAAAGTAAGAGAACGAACCAAAGAATTGGAAGAAACCCAAGCCCATCTTGTGCAGTCTGAAAAAATGGCATCGCTTGGTGTGATGGTTGCAGGCATTGCTCATGAAATCAATACTCCGGCAGCAGTCATCAATGGAGCCGCGGACAACTTGGATGCAAACTTAGTTTTTGTTTTGTCTCACTTGGGTGATATCACCTACCTCATCCAAAATCCAGACTTTCGTTCGATCTACCTAGACATTTTATTTAGTTTTGTGAAAGAAGATCCGGCGGCAAAAATTGATCCCAAAGACAAATTCAAACTAAAAAAAGAAACCAAATATCGTTTCATCCAAGATGGAATTCCAGAAAACGATGCCTCTGATTTATCCACGTTTTTAATTGATCACCATCTATTGCATATGCAAGAGGAACTGATTCGAATTTGGAAATCGGGTGGGAAAGAAACCTTTGAGATGTTAAAGAACACTTTAAGCCTTCAAAGAAATATCAAGAACATCAAATATGCCATTCGTAATATTGTTCGCATTGTCAAAGCATTGAAATATTATTCCCATTTGGGGCAGGCTTCTTATGCTGTATGTGACTTACATGAAGGGTTAGAAAACACTCTTGTGATTATGCAAAACCAAATCAAACATGGAGTGGAAATTGAAAGGCTGTACGGAACCATTCCACCGGTTCGTTGCAATATTGATGAACTAAACCAAGTGTGGACAAACCTTATCACCAATGCCATTCATGCGATGAAAAAAATAGAACATCCAAAACTTACCATCTCCTCCAGAAGAGTCGGAGAAGATTATGTACTCATTAGTTTTGAAGACAATGGATCGGGGATTCCAACAGAAATCAAAGATAAAATTTGGGATCCCTTCTTTACCACAAAAGACCAAGGGGAAGGAACAGGACTTGGTCTTGGGATTGTAAAAGGGATTATCGAAAAACACAAAGGAAGGATTGAAGTGGAATCTGCCCCTGGGCGAACTTTATTTATGGTATATCTACCGTTAGTTGGCCCGGGAGACGTTCCTAGTATCCCGAAAGAAATCTTCCGGGAAATTCGAGGTTAA